The genomic stretch GCGCTCGTCACGGCGCCAAGTCTGCTCCGCAGTTCCGCGGCGGCGGCCGGGCCTTCGGTCCCGAGCCCCGTAGCCATGCGATCGAGCTGCCCAAGAAGGTCCGCGCCCTGGCGCTGAAGCATGCGCTTTCGGCCAAGGCCAAGGCTGGCGAACTGGTGGTCGTTCCGACCGTCGCCACCAAGGAGCCCAAGACCGCTCAGCTGGTCGCCAAGTTCGGCAAGCTGGAATGGTCGAGCGCTCTGATCATCGACGGCGCCGAGGTGGACAAGAATTTCGCCAGCGCCGCGCGCAACATTCCGCAGATCGACGTGCTGCCGGTGCAGGGGATCAATGTCGCTGACATTCTCCGTCGCCATAAGCTCGTTCTGACCAAAGCAGCGCTCGAAGCGCTCGAGGCCCGGTTCGCATGAGCAAGTTCACCAACTACGACGTGATCCGTAACCCGGTCGTCACCGAGAAGTCGACGATGGCGTCCGAGCACAGCCAGGTCGTCTTCGACGTCGCGATCGACGCCACCAAGGCCGATATCAAAGCCGCCGTCGAGGCGCTCTTCTCGGTCAAGGTCAAGGCCGTCAACACCCTGGTCCGCAAGGGCAAGGTGAAGCGTTTCCGGCAGGAACTTGGCACCCGCAAGGATGTCAAGAAGGCCGTTGTCACCCTGGCCGAAGGCCAGTCGATCGATATTTCGACCGGCATCTGAGGGGAGAGAGAAGAATGGGTCTGAAAACTTACAATCCGACCTCCCCGGGCCGCCGTCAGCTCATCACGACCGATCGGTCGGAGCTGTGGAAGGGCAAGCCGGTAAAGGCGCTGACCGAAGGTCTGAACCAGTCCGGTGGTCGTAACAACGCCGGTCGCATCACGGCCTACCATCGGGGTGGCGGTCACAAGCGTTCGTACCGCGTGGTCGATTTCCGCCGCGTGCGTTTCGAAGAGACGGCGACCGTCGAGCGGCTCGAGTATGATCCGAACCGCACCGCCTGGATCGCGCTGATCAAGTACGCGGACGGCGAGCTCGCCTACATCATCGCTCCGCAGCGTCTCGCTGCCGGCGACAAGGTGATCTCGACGCTCGGCACCGCCGACGTGAAGCCGGGCAATGCCATGCCGCTCGAGCGCATGCCGGTCGGCACCATCGTCCACAACGTCGAGATGAAGCCCCGCAAGGGCGGTCAGATCGCCCGTTCGGCCGGTGCCTACGCGCAGTATGTCGGCCGTGACGCCGGTTGGGCGATCCTTCGCCTCAACTCGGGCGAGCAGCGCCGGGTCCATGGCTCGTGCCTCGCCACTGTCGGCGCGGTGTCGAACCAGGATCACTCGAACACCTCGATCGGCAAGGCCGGTCGTAATCGCTGGCTCGGCCGCAAGCCGGTCAACCGCGGTGTGACCATGAACCCGGTCGATCACCCGCATGGTGGTGGTGAAGGCCGTACTTCCGGTGGCCGTCACCCGGTGACCCCGTGGGGCAAGCCGACCAAGGGTAAGAAGACCCGCAGCAACAAGTCGACGGACAAGTTCATCGTCCGCTCGCGTCACGTGAAGAAGGGCCGCTAAGCCATGTCGCGTTCAGTCTGGAAAGGCCCGTTCGTCGACGGCTATCTGCTCAAGAAGGCAGAGACCAGCCGTGCGAGCGGCCGCAACGAAGTCATCAAGATCTGGAGCCGTCGTTCCACGATCCTGCCGCAGTTCGTCGGTCTCACCTTCGGCGTGCACAACGGCCACAAGCATGTGCCGGTGAACGTGCAGGAAGAGATGATCGGCCACAAGTTCGGCGAGTTCGCTCCGACCCGTACCTACTACGGTCACGCGGCCGACAAGAAGGCCAAGAGGAAGTAACATGGGCAAGCCGAAAACTCAGCGGTCGCTCAAGGACAACGAAGCCAAGGCGGTGCTCCGCATGCTTCGCACCTCGGGCATCAAGCTCAACCTCGTGGCTGCGTCGATCCGCGGCAAGAAGGTCGACAAGGCTCTCGCCGAGCTGACCTTCTCGCGCAAGCGCATCGCCGGCTCGGTCAAGAAGACGCTCGAGAGCGCCATCGCGAATGCCGAGAACAACCACGGTCTCGACCCGGACAGCCTGGTCGTCGCCGAGTGCTATGTCGGTGACTCGCTGGTCATGAAGCGCTTCATGGCCCGTGGCCGCGGCCACGCCGCCCGTATGGAGCGCCCGTTCTCGAACCTCACCATTGTGGTTCGCCAAGTTGAGGAGACCGCATAATGGGTCAGAAGATCAACCCGATCGGTCTGCGCCTCGGCATCAACCGCACCTGGGATTCGCGTTGGTACGCGAACAAGGGTGAGTACGGTTCGCTGCTCCAGGAAGACCTGAAGATCCGCGAGACGCTGCTTGAAGATCTGAAGCAGGCTGCTGTTTCGAAGATCGTCATCGAACGTCCGCATCGTAAGTGCCGCGTGTCGATCCACACCGCCCGTCCGGGCATCGTGATCGGCAAGAAGGGCGCTGACATCGACAAGATCCGCGCCAAGGTGAAGAAGTTCACCGACAGCGAAGTGCACATCAACATCGTCGAGGTGCGCAAGCCCGAGACCGATGCCAACCTCGTGGCGCAGGGCATTGCCCAGCAGCTCGAGCGTCGCGTGGCTTTCCGCCGTGCGATGAAGCGTGCAGTGCAGACGGCGATCCGCATGGGCGCCGGCGGCATCCGGGTCAACGTTGGCGGCCGTCTCGGCGGCGCCGACATCGCCCGCACGGAATGGTACCGCGAAGGTCGCGTGCCGCTGCACACGCTGCGCGCCGACATCGACTACGGCACCGCCGAGGCGCAGACCACCTACGGCATCATCGGCATCAAGGTGTGGGTGTTCAAGGGCGAAGTCCTCGAGCACGACCCGTCGGCCCACGAGCGTCGCGCCACCGAAGGTGGTTCGTCGAACGAAGGCGGCCAGCGTCGCGAGCGTTCCGACCGGGACGAACGCGGTGAGCGCGGCGATCGTCGCGATCGCGCGCCGGCGAACTGAGAAGGCATAGACAAAAATGCTGCAACCAAAACGTACCAAGTTCCGCAAGGCGCATAAGGGCCGCATCCATGGCAACGCCAAGGGTGGCACGGAGCTGGCTTTCGGTCAGTTCGGCCTGAAGTCCCAGGAGCCCGAGCGCGTCACGGCTCGCCAGATCGAAGCGGCTCGCCGCGCGATCACTCGCGAGATGAAGCGCGCCGGCCGCGTCTGGATCCGTGTCTTCCCGGACCTGCCGGTTTCCAAGAAGCCGACCGAAGTCCGCATGGGTAAGGGCAAGGGTTCGGTGGAATTCTGGGCGGCTCGCGTCAAGCCGGGTCGCATCCTGTTCGAAATCGACGGCGTTCCCGAGGACGTCGCCAAGGAAGCTCTGCGCCTCGGCGCGATGAAGCTTCCGATCATCACGCGGGTCGTCACCCGCATCGCGGATTGATAGCCATGGCCCGTGCACCCAAGAAGACGGAAG from Devosia sp. A16 encodes the following:
- the rplD gene encoding 50S ribosomal protein L4, which produces MELQVTTLDGKADGSVTLKDEIFGLEVRQDILHRMVRYQQLKAMAGTHKVKHRSEIAYTSKKSIKQKGSGGARHGAKSAPQFRGGGRAFGPEPRSHAIELPKKVRALALKHALSAKAKAGELVVVPTVATKEPKTAQLVAKFGKLEWSSALIIDGAEVDKNFASAARNIPQIDVLPVQGINVADILRRHKLVLTKAALEALEARFA
- a CDS encoding 50S ribosomal protein L23; protein product: MSKFTNYDVIRNPVVTEKSTMASEHSQVVFDVAIDATKADIKAAVEALFSVKVKAVNTLVRKGKVKRFRQELGTRKDVKKAVVTLAEGQSIDISTGI
- the rplB gene encoding 50S ribosomal protein L2; protein product: MGLKTYNPTSPGRRQLITTDRSELWKGKPVKALTEGLNQSGGRNNAGRITAYHRGGGHKRSYRVVDFRRVRFEETATVERLEYDPNRTAWIALIKYADGELAYIIAPQRLAAGDKVISTLGTADVKPGNAMPLERMPVGTIVHNVEMKPRKGGQIARSAGAYAQYVGRDAGWAILRLNSGEQRRVHGSCLATVGAVSNQDHSNTSIGKAGRNRWLGRKPVNRGVTMNPVDHPHGGGEGRTSGGRHPVTPWGKPTKGKKTRSNKSTDKFIVRSRHVKKGR
- the rpsS gene encoding 30S ribosomal protein S19, with product MSRSVWKGPFVDGYLLKKAETSRASGRNEVIKIWSRRSTILPQFVGLTFGVHNGHKHVPVNVQEEMIGHKFGEFAPTRTYYGHAADKKAKRK
- the rplV gene encoding 50S ribosomal protein L22, producing MGKPKTQRSLKDNEAKAVLRMLRTSGIKLNLVAASIRGKKVDKALAELTFSRKRIAGSVKKTLESAIANAENNHGLDPDSLVVAECYVGDSLVMKRFMARGRGHAARMERPFSNLTIVVRQVEETA
- the rpsC gene encoding 30S ribosomal protein S3 produces the protein MGQKINPIGLRLGINRTWDSRWYANKGEYGSLLQEDLKIRETLLEDLKQAAVSKIVIERPHRKCRVSIHTARPGIVIGKKGADIDKIRAKVKKFTDSEVHINIVEVRKPETDANLVAQGIAQQLERRVAFRRAMKRAVQTAIRMGAGGIRVNVGGRLGGADIARTEWYREGRVPLHTLRADIDYGTAEAQTTYGIIGIKVWVFKGEVLEHDPSAHERRATEGGSSNEGGQRRERSDRDERGERGDRRDRAPAN
- the rplP gene encoding 50S ribosomal protein L16 translates to MLQPKRTKFRKAHKGRIHGNAKGGTELAFGQFGLKSQEPERVTARQIEAARRAITREMKRAGRVWIRVFPDLPVSKKPTEVRMGKGKGSVEFWAARVKPGRILFEIDGVPEDVAKEALRLGAMKLPIITRVVTRIAD